Sequence from the Phycisphaeraceae bacterium genome:
GTTCGACGTGGGTGCCGATGCGTGCGTGGTTGTTGTCGGTGAGGTCGTGGAGACCGATTTGCTGGAGGAAGTCGCGTTGCCAGCCGATGCCGTTTTCGAGGGCTTTGTGCCCGAGGTAGGTCCACTTGCAGACGGTGGTACAGAGAGAGCGAGTGGTTGATCCGGTGCAGCGCCAGGTGAGGTAGTCGGGCAGGTCGAAGAAGTAGGCGGCTGATGCCCAGGCTTTGGGCATATTCTGTTTGAGCCAGAGGAGCTTGGGCATCTGCATCTCGGGAGAGACTCGCCCGCCGACGTATTGGAGGACTTCATGGCCGGTGCTGTTGATGAAATCGGCTTGTGGGGTGGCGCGATGGTCCATCCAGACGATGACATCCTGCTGGGGATCGGCATCGGGGTCGATGGAGACAGGGTTTCGGGCGTGATCCACGACGGCGAGTGAGCAGGTGGCGTCGATGCCGATTCCGCGGACGGTACCTGGCTTGATGGATGCCTCCACAACGGCCTTTTTTGTAGCCATGCAGACGGCGGACCAGATGTTGACGGTGGACTGCTGGACGAAGTCCTGCTGGGGTCGCCAGGTCTTGATGTCGTTGACCGCCATGCCGAGGCGTTGTCCGTGGGCGTCGAATACGGCGGCTCTTGCGCTACCGGTGCCTACGTCGATGCCGATGAAGTGGTGGTCGTTCATGGTGATGCTCTAGCGGGTGAAACTTCTATGCGGGATCAGAGTTGAGCGAGAGCTTGCATCAATGGGGTGTCGTTGTGATCGGTTCCGCACAGGTGCACCCTGATTCCCATGTGGTGGGCCATGGCGGCTTTGGCGGCTGCGGCACGATTGGCTGTATCGGCGTCGTCGGCGTAGACCAGTTGGATGTGATTGGCCTGGTGGCGTGCCATCATTTGGTCGCGTGTGACACCGTAGGTCACGGCGTGCATGATCGGCCACTGAGGCGTTGTGCTGTCCCAGCGACGCTGGGTCTCGGTCATCGGCAGGTCAACGGCCTTGCTGCGTCCCAGGTCCATGTGGAGGGTATTGTGCTGGATGTAGATGCGTGACCAGACGCACTCGCCGGCTTTGGAGACGCCTTTGATGGTTCCTCCGCCCAGGCGGAAGTACATGGGGGGCTGTCGTTCGCTGGTAGCGTCGGCCCAGCCGTTGGCGAAGTGAGAGGGTGGGACGCTGCCGGAGATCTCGAAGACCCATACGTACTCTTCGGTGGTCCCGCTGCGGTCGGGGTCACCCCAGCGCAGGTCGTGGAGGGTGTTGTCGGGCAGCATGCCCATAGCGGTCCAGACACGGTGAGTGATCAGGCCATCGAGTCCGGCGCACTCATCGACTTCGTTGAAATGAGTCATGGCCTGACCTTCGCAGATGATGCGGCCATCGTCAGCGTGGACGGGTGGACGGTGGGTGCAGTTAAGGGTGCCTTCGACCAAGTCGCTGGCGGGGGCGAGGTCTTTGAGGCCTTGCTGATACTGGATGCCGATGGCGTCGCAGCCGAAATTGTCGGCAAGTCGGACGGCGGCGATGTACATGCGGCACTGGTCGAGGATCTGGGCATCGGTGAGGTCTGTTTCTTCGTTCGTGCCTGTTTTGAATGTGATGCCAGCGTTGTCGTACCAGGTGCGGACGGTCTGAGCCTGATCATCGGGGACCTGAGTCATGGCGTAGTAGAGGGCGGATTGAGAGAGTCGTTCCTTGTAGACGCCCGTGGGGTTGAGTAAGTGGTCGGGGATAATGGCATTGAACATGCCCATGCATCCCTCGTCGAAAATTCCGAGGATGGCGGGTTTGTGCTGGAGTTGCTGAGCGAGAGCGTGACCGAGTTGACGTTCGGGTTCGGGGAGTTTCTGAGGGTTCAGGGGTGTGACGTGAGAGGTGTCGTGCTCGATGGTTGCGGTGTCACACCACTGCCTGAGTTTGTCGCGGAAGTCGGGATTGGTGAAGTCTTCACCCCACAGAAGGGTGTGAGCGCGGTTGGCTTTGGTGAGCGACCCGCGGAGGTTGAGCGCGCCGACGAGACCGGGCCAGGTGCCTGACCAGTTGGCGAGGATGAGGATGGGTCCGCGGTGCTGGAGCAGTCCAGCGATCACATGGTGGCTGTATTGCCAGACGGCTTCTGCGACGACGAGCGGGGCGTCGGGATGGATGGTTGCGAAGACTTCACGCCCACGTTTCTGGCTGTCGATGAAGCCATGGGGGCCTTCCGGTGATGAGACCTCAGCGTGGGCGCGGTGGAGGCTCCAGTCAAGGGAATCAAAAGCGTCGTGGGCGTCCTGTTCGAGTTGCTGCTGGGCGGCCCAGCAGGCGGCATTGGCCGAAGCGCGAAGGTCGCCGTTGGCGATGAGAACGGCGGTCTTGGGAGCGACGGGTGCGACAGCGTTGAGTTTGGGCAGGGCGTAGCGGCTCATGATGGCTTGGCTGATCTTTCGTGGGGTGTGTTTCTGAACGCTCAAATGAATGAGCAGCCCCCGGTACTTGTGCCAGTGGTAACACTTACTACCGGCTGACTGCGCCTCTCCCCATCTTGATACCAGTCCCGATGCTAGCCTCGGCCATCAATCGGCCGGGTTAACCCGGCCGATTGATTCAGCGAACTCCTCGGGGGCCAGGTTGCCCAAGGCGCTGTGGGGACGCTCCCCATTGTAGTGTTGCCGTCAGGATGCGATCTTCTCTTTGGCGTCCTGCAGGGACAGGAACCAGTTCTCGTTGAGGCACTCGGCACGCAGACGACCATTGAATGCCTCGATCAGGCAGTTATCGGTGGGCTTTCCTGGCCGACTGAAGTCCAACCGAACGCCCTGCTCATAGGCCCACTGATCCAGCCGCTTGCTTCTGAACTCCGGCCCGTTGTCGCCCCGAATCTTCTGCGGCAACGCCTCTCGCTCATACGTCACTCGGCTCAGGATCGATGCCACGTCGCCGCCACCAAGCCGCTGGCCGACCTCGATTGCCAGACTCTCACGCGTAAAGTCATCGACCAACCCC
This genomic interval carries:
- a CDS encoding fucose isomerase, giving the protein MSRYALPKLNAVAPVAPKTAVLIANGDLRASANAACWAAQQQLEQDAHDAFDSLDWSLHRAHAEVSSPEGPHGFIDSQKRGREVFATIHPDAPLVVAEAVWQYSHHVIAGLLQHRGPILILANWSGTWPGLVGALNLRGSLTKANRAHTLLWGEDFTNPDFRDKLRQWCDTATIEHDTSHVTPLNPQKLPEPERQLGHALAQQLQHKPAILGIFDEGCMGMFNAIIPDHLLNPTGVYKERLSQSALYYAMTQVPDDQAQTVRTWYDNAGITFKTGTNEETDLTDAQILDQCRMYIAAVRLADNFGCDAIGIQYQQGLKDLAPASDLVEGTLNCTHRPPVHADDGRIICEGQAMTHFNEVDECAGLDGLITHRVWTAMGMLPDNTLHDLRWGDPDRSGTTEEYVWVFEISGSVPPSHFANGWADATSERQPPMYFRLGGGTIKGVSKAGECVWSRIYIQHNTLHMDLGRSKAVDLPMTETQRRWDSTTPQWPIMHAVTYGVTRDQMMARHQANHIQLVYADDADTANRAAAAKAAMAHHMGIRVHLCGTDHNDTPLMQALAQL